Part of the candidate division WOR-3 bacterium genome is shown below.
CGATTATCTTATATCATTCCGACCATTCGGTCCCGATGTCAAATTGTTCGTTTCACTCCGATTGCTAAAGATTTAATTGCCCAATATTTAGTGAGAACGAAAAATATTCCATTATCTGAAGCCGAAACCTGTGCCGAAATATCAGAAGGTAGTTTAAGAAAAGCACTGGAATTTTACGCTGACCCGACTCAATTTTTGCCTCAAGATAATCTTTTAAGATTGGTTGATACTTCACAATCTTCGTTTGAAGAGTTAATTTTAGAAGTCATCAATAAGAATTTAGAGGATTTTGACACCGAAATATTCCTTAAAGCATTATTGTTTCTTTATCGTAAAGCATTACAATTAAAATTAAATCTCTCGAATATTTATGCTCATGAAGTGGTTAAAAAAATTGCCCAGCAATTATCTATTAAAGAAATTATAAATCGCATCTCATTCATCCTTAACAGGTTACAAGACGCTGAATTATATCTTAATAAGAGACTTTATTTGTTTTCCGTGGTAAATTCACTAAGATTTTAATTTTCCGATAGAAAATATTTATCAACATTCAGACAGATAAAGATGACTAAGGCTCGTTTTCTTTTAGTGAATCCGTGGATTTATGATTTTAAGGCTTATGACTTTTGGATGAAACCATTGGGTCTTTTATATGTCGCATCAATTTTACGAAATGCTGGTTATGAGATAGATTATATTGATTGTCTTGACCGTTATCAACCCGAGTTATTAAAAAATATATCTAAATTACCTAAAGTCGATGAATTTGGCCGAGGAAAGTTTTATAGTCAAGAGATTGAAAAACCAGAACCATATAAAAACATTGAGCGCCGCTATAAACGCTATGGATTACCAATAGAACTTTTGGATGATGTTCTGTCTAAGATGCGTAAACCAGATGGGATTTTTGTTACCTCAGTAATGACTTACTGGTATCCCGGAGTTTTTGATGCAATTAAAACACTAAAACGACATTTTCCTAATACGCCAATTGTTTTAGGTGGAATCTATGCAACTTTATGTTATGAGCATGCACAAAAATTTTCTCATGCTGATTATGTGCTACCAGGACCAATAGACAAAACCCTTAACCAAATAATGCCTGGTATAAAACCATTCAACTTTACTGAATATCCTTTGCCTGCATTTGATTTATATCCCCGGTTAGATTATACCTGTATTTTAACTTCTCAAGGTTGTCCTTTTCGATGTGTATATTGTGTTGTGCCCGAACTTTATCCTAAGTATATTTATCGTTCAATTGCTTCTGTGATTAATGAGATTGAGTATTATATTAGTTTAGGTGTGAAAAATATTGCCTTTTATGATGATGCCCTTTTGGCTAATCCGAATTTTAAGAAAATACTTGATGAGATAATTACCAGAAAAATGAATGTTAATTTTCATACGCCGAATGGTTTACATCCGAGACTATTGACTCAAGAGATTGCTGATAAGATGTTTCAAGCAGGTTTTAAGACTATTTATCTAAGTTTAGAAACCACAGATATGAAGATACATCAAGAGATTGACGATAAAGTTACTGCAGAAGAATTTGTTAGAGCAGTTGAATATTTGAAAAATAGCGGATTTTCCGAATCTCAACTTCATTGTTATCTTTTGATTGGTTTACCTGAATTAACTTCAGAGCAAATAATCAAAAGCATTGATTTTGTATATAGTTTTGGAGTGTCAGCACATTTAGCCGAATTTTCACCAATCCCTAATAGTCCAATATATAAACAATTAGGATTTGATAAGAACACCGACCCTTTATATCATAACAATATAATCTTTCCAGTGCTCAATAAGAAACAACAACAAGAGATGCAGGAAATAAAAAAGTATTTATCTTTAATTAGAACGA
Proteins encoded:
- a CDS encoding radical SAM protein, with protein sequence MTKARFLLVNPWIYDFKAYDFWMKPLGLLYVASILRNAGYEIDYIDCLDRYQPELLKNISKLPKVDEFGRGKFYSQEIEKPEPYKNIERRYKRYGLPIELLDDVLSKMRKPDGIFVTSVMTYWYPGVFDAIKTLKRHFPNTPIVLGGIYATLCYEHAQKFSHADYVLPGPIDKTLNQIMPGIKPFNFTEYPLPAFDLYPRLDYTCILTSQGCPFRCVYCVVPELYPKYIYRSIASVINEIEYYISLGVKNIAFYDDALLANPNFKKILDEIITRKMNVNFHTPNGLHPRLLTQEIADKMFQAGFKTIYLSLETTDMKIHQEIDDKVTAEEFVRAVEYLKNSGFSESQLHCYLLIGLPELTSEQIIKSIDFVYSFGVSAHLAEFSPIPNSPIYKQLGFDKNTDPLYHNNIIFPVLNKKQQQEMQEIKKYLSLIRTKFN